The Cyprinus carpio isolate SPL01 chromosome A19, ASM1834038v1, whole genome shotgun sequence genome has a segment encoding these proteins:
- the LOC109045633 gene encoding annexin A2-like isoform X1, whose amino-acid sequence MEIEANSQETSPLTSKAMWWGTLGSVRPFPNFRPERDATVLHTALEKKDVSTIVRILTNRSNAQRRSLAQVYKNFSQKELDASLKKVLSGDLQSLILGLMMIPEQFEAHRLRKAMEGAGTDEETLLEILCTRTPQQLSDIRAAYNQEYKRDLEKDLISETSGDFSKLIVALLKKEIGPGIIDQDIASLSEELKNKKPAADIWIKLLTTRNPDHLRTVLEELEFEKGQTVEDALEGHFKGILSGDLKKGLKTLVQCLKNQYLFLAQRIQTMKSSVVQGVMVAHSEEDLLRVRVAYLQSTGTSLYTALQNSSKVNSSRVCWLYAVQKIRKSAVLYMIQMINICVHTVKAQSIHFFFTEKLCV is encoded by the exons ATGGAGATAGAAGCTAACTCACAGGAAACATCTCCACTTACG TCTAAAGCCATGTGGTGGGGCACCCTGGGGTCTGTTCGGCCTTTCCCAAATTTCCGTCCCGAGAGAGATGCTACAGTCCTTCACACTGCACTGGAGAAGAAA GATGTGAGCACCATTGTGAGAATACTGACCAATCGCAGTAATGCTCAGAGACGATCTCTTGCCCAGGTCTACAAGAATTTCTCACAAAAA gaatTGGACGCAAGTCTGAAGAAGGTTCTTTCCGGTGATCTGCAGTCTCTGATACTTGGACTGATGATGATACCAGAGCAGTTTGAGGCCCATCGCTTACGCAAAGCCATGGAG gggGCTGGTACAGATGAAGAAACCCTTTTAGAGATTTTGTGCACAAGGACACCACAGCAGCTCTCAGACATCAGGGCTGCATACAATCAAG AGTATAAGCGGGATTTGGAGAAAGACTTGATAAGTGAAACCAGTGGAGATTTTTCAAAGCTCATTGTGGCGTTGTTGAAG AAAGAGATTGGGCCAGGAATTATTGACCAGGATATAGCA tCTTTATCTGAGGAGCTGAAAAACAAGAAACCTGCAGCTGATATTTGGATCAAATTACTCACCACAAGAAACCCAGACCATCTTAGAACTG TGCTGGAAGAACTGGAGTTTGAGAAAGGCCAGACAGTCGAGGATGCTTTAGAGGGACATTTTAAAGGAATCCTCTCTGGAGACCTCAAAAAGGGCTTAAAGACACTAG TGCAGTGTTTAAAGAACCAGTATCTATTCTTGGCACAACGGATCCAAACTATGAAA TCATCGGTGGTCCAGGGTGTGATGGTGGCTCACAGTGAGGAGGATCTATTGAGAGTTAGAGTGGCATACCTTCAATCAACGGGAACCTCTCTGTACACGGCCTTACag aaCAGTTCAAAGGTGAACTCCAGCAGGGTTTGTTGGCTATATGCCGTGCAGAAGATTAGAAAAAGTGCTGTACTGTATATGATACAAATGATAAACATTTGCGTGCACACAGTGAAAGCAcaatccatccattttttttttactgaaaagcTTTGTgtctga
- the LOC109045633 gene encoding annexin A2-like isoform X2 — protein sequence MEIEANSQETSPLTSKAMWWGTLGSVRPFPNFRPERDATVLHTALEKKDVSTIVRILTNRSNAQRRSLAQVYKNFSQKELDASLKKVLSGDLQSLILGLMMIPEQFEAHRLRKAMEGAGTDEETLLEILCTRTPQQLSDIRAAYNQEYKRDLEKDLISETSGDFSKLIVALLKKEIGPGIIDQDIASLSEELKNKKPAADIWIKLLTTRNPDHLRTVLEELEFEKGQTVEDALEGHFKGILSGDLKKGLKTLVQCLKNQYLFLAQRIQTMKSSVVQGVMVAHSEEDLLRVRVAYLQSTGTSLYTALQNSSKVNSSRVCWLYAVQKIRKSAVLYMIQMINICVHTVKAQSIHFFFTEKLCV from the exons ATGGAGATAGAAGCTAACTCACAGGAAACATCTCCACTTACG TCTAAAGCCATGTGGTGGGGCACCCTGGGGTCTGTTCGGCCTTTCCCAAATTTCCGTCCCGAGAGAGATGCTACAGTCCTTCACACTGCACTGGAGAAGAAAG ATGTGAGCACCATTGTGAGAATACTGACCAATCGCAGTAATGCTCAGAGACGATCTCTTGCCCAGGTCTACAAGAATTTCTCACAAAAA gaatTGGACGCAAGTCTGAAGAAGGTTCTTTCCGGTGATCTGCAGTCTCTGATACTTGGACTGATGATGATACCAGAGCAGTTTGAGGCCCATCGCTTACGCAAAGCCATGGAG gggGCTGGTACAGATGAAGAAACCCTTTTAGAGATTTTGTGCACAAGGACACCACAGCAGCTCTCAGACATCAGGGCTGCATACAATCAAG AGTATAAGCGGGATTTGGAGAAAGACTTGATAAGTGAAACCAGTGGAGATTTTTCAAAGCTCATTGTGGCGTTGTTGAAG AAAGAGATTGGGCCAGGAATTATTGACCAGGATATAGCA tCTTTATCTGAGGAGCTGAAAAACAAGAAACCTGCAGCTGATATTTGGATCAAATTACTCACCACAAGAAACCCAGACCATCTTAGAACTG TGCTGGAAGAACTGGAGTTTGAGAAAGGCCAGACAGTCGAGGATGCTTTAGAGGGACATTTTAAAGGAATCCTCTCTGGAGACCTCAAAAAGGGCTTAAAGACACTAG TGCAGTGTTTAAAGAACCAGTATCTATTCTTGGCACAACGGATCCAAACTATGAAA TCATCGGTGGTCCAGGGTGTGATGGTGGCTCACAGTGAGGAGGATCTATTGAGAGTTAGAGTGGCATACCTTCAATCAACGGGAACCTCTCTGTACACGGCCTTACag aaCAGTTCAAAGGTGAACTCCAGCAGGGTTTGTTGGCTATATGCCGTGCAGAAGATTAGAAAAAGTGCTGTACTGTATATGATACAAATGATAAACATTTGCGTGCACACAGTGAAAGCAcaatccatccattttttttttactgaaaagcTTTGTgtctga
- the LOC109045633 gene encoding annexin A2-like isoform X3 encodes MWWGTLGSVRPFPNFRPERDATVLHTALEKKDVSTIVRILTNRSNAQRRSLAQVYKNFSQKELDASLKKVLSGDLQSLILGLMMIPEQFEAHRLRKAMEGAGTDEETLLEILCTRTPQQLSDIRAAYNQEYKRDLEKDLISETSGDFSKLIVALLKKEIGPGIIDQDIASLSEELKNKKPAADIWIKLLTTRNPDHLRTVLEELEFEKGQTVEDALEGHFKGILSGDLKKGLKTLVQCLKNQYLFLAQRIQTMKSSVVQGVMVAHSEEDLLRVRVAYLQSTGTSLYTALQNSSKVNSSRVCWLYAVQKIRKSAVLYMIQMINICVHTVKAQSIHFFFTEKLCV; translated from the exons ATGTGGTGGGGCACCCTGGGGTCTGTTCGGCCTTTCCCAAATTTCCGTCCCGAGAGAGATGCTACAGTCCTTCACACTGCACTGGAGAAGAAA GATGTGAGCACCATTGTGAGAATACTGACCAATCGCAGTAATGCTCAGAGACGATCTCTTGCCCAGGTCTACAAGAATTTCTCACAAAAA gaatTGGACGCAAGTCTGAAGAAGGTTCTTTCCGGTGATCTGCAGTCTCTGATACTTGGACTGATGATGATACCAGAGCAGTTTGAGGCCCATCGCTTACGCAAAGCCATGGAG gggGCTGGTACAGATGAAGAAACCCTTTTAGAGATTTTGTGCACAAGGACACCACAGCAGCTCTCAGACATCAGGGCTGCATACAATCAAG AGTATAAGCGGGATTTGGAGAAAGACTTGATAAGTGAAACCAGTGGAGATTTTTCAAAGCTCATTGTGGCGTTGTTGAAG AAAGAGATTGGGCCAGGAATTATTGACCAGGATATAGCA tCTTTATCTGAGGAGCTGAAAAACAAGAAACCTGCAGCTGATATTTGGATCAAATTACTCACCACAAGAAACCCAGACCATCTTAGAACTG TGCTGGAAGAACTGGAGTTTGAGAAAGGCCAGACAGTCGAGGATGCTTTAGAGGGACATTTTAAAGGAATCCTCTCTGGAGACCTCAAAAAGGGCTTAAAGACACTAG TGCAGTGTTTAAAGAACCAGTATCTATTCTTGGCACAACGGATCCAAACTATGAAA TCATCGGTGGTCCAGGGTGTGATGGTGGCTCACAGTGAGGAGGATCTATTGAGAGTTAGAGTGGCATACCTTCAATCAACGGGAACCTCTCTGTACACGGCCTTACag aaCAGTTCAAAGGTGAACTCCAGCAGGGTTTGTTGGCTATATGCCGTGCAGAAGATTAGAAAAAGTGCTGTACTGTATATGATACAAATGATAAACATTTGCGTGCACACAGTGAAAGCAcaatccatccattttttttttactgaaaagcTTTGTgtctga
- the LOC109111303 gene encoding cell wall protein DAN4-like: MKWMIIRFCMLALLVFQAQTNVTTTVTTDLATTDNTSVASTNTTTVKTSTTTTAQVTVPTIEITLPITTSTNTSNTTQATGTTLQERVTTPSDQPTTTPPSSEPSMIQTTKFSSSMTDMTTMMNSSMPVNATMTTVGQTTIWTTTSSSNSLTVTVISYFLSVLLYMMLN; this comes from the exons ATGAAGTGGATGATCATAAGATTCTGCATGTTGGCACTGCTGGTCTTCCAGGCTCAG ACTAATGTGACAACGACTGTGACAACTGACTTGGCAACAACTGATAATACTTCAGTTGCAAGTACAAATACAACAACTGTAAAGACTTCAACTACAACTACAGCTCAAGTCACTGTTCCAACAATTGAAATTACTTTACCCATAACAACGAGCACAAATACTTCAAATACAACTCAAGCCACTGGGACGACTTTGCAGGAACGTGTGACAACTCCATCAGATCAGCCAACCACAACGCCTCCGTCTTCAGAGCCCAGCATGATTCAAACAACTAAATTTTCAAGTAGCATGACTGATATGACCACAATGATGAATTCCTCAATGCCAGTGAACGCCACCATGACAACAGTTGGACAGACTACAATTTGGACAACTACGTCGTCCAGCAACTCACTGACAGTTACAGTCATCAGCTATTTTCTATCCGTCCTGCTGTACATGATGTTGAATTGA